In the Verrucomicrobiia bacterium genome, one interval contains:
- the uvrA gene encoding excinuclease ABC subunit UvrA — MPEVIKVTGAREHNLKDISVEIPRDKLVVITGLSGSGKSSLAFDTIYAEGQRRYVESLSSYARQFLGLMEKPDVDQIDGLSPAISIDQKSTSRNPRSTVATVTEIYDYLRLLYARIGVPHCPICGKEVNRRTPQAIVDEVLKFPEGSRLMILAPIVKDKKGEFAHVPEQYQRAGFARARVDGVIYALDEWPQLDKKYKHSIELVVDRVVSSPDSASRITQSVEQALEIAEGTVEVLEADDNSLHTYSQRYACIDHPNEMIPELEPRLFSFNAPHGACPVCTGLGSRLEVDPELVFNPNLTIAEGAIRPYNRVNSDAWYMKKLAAVGEANGFSIHTPVKEFDDDTLQKILYGTGSQKYRVSLGGGRYFDTAYEGVVPNLERRHKETDSEFMRRDIERFMREKKCHACGGARLKPVVLAVTIHGFNIMDICGLSVNDALDMFKNKLSFTEQELFISRQIVREITARLGFMHDVGLTYLELARAANTLSGGEAQRIRLATQIGSGLQGVLYVLDEPSIGLHQRDNDRLIATLKHLRDIGNTVLVVEHDEDTIREADYLLDIGPGAGIHGGQVIAAGTPAEVAQNPNSITGKFLSGTEKIAVPKKRRTINAKRKLVIRGAAEHNLKNIDVAFPLGVMTVVSGVSGSGKSTLVNDILAKELAARLHRAHEVAGKHENIEGLDQLDKVIVIDQSPIGRTPRSNPATYTGVFTPIRELFATTPEANIRGYKAGRFSFNVKGGRCENCQGDGVIKIEMHFLPDVYVTCEECKGKRYNREALEIKYKEKTIADVLSMTIEQAAEFFKNVPAIARKLDTLVEVGLGYITLGQPATTFSGGEAQRIKLATELSRRATGKTLYILDEPTTGLHSADVKRLLHVLQALVTAGNSMVIIEHNLDVVKSADHVIDMGPEGGLNGGTVVAEGTPEDIASNKQSYTGRYLQALL; from the coding sequence ATGCCAGAGGTTATCAAAGTTACAGGTGCACGCGAACACAACTTAAAAGATATTAGCGTTGAGATTCCACGTGACAAATTGGTGGTAATTACCGGACTATCAGGCTCTGGTAAATCTTCGCTTGCGTTTGATACTATTTATGCCGAAGGCCAGCGGCGTTACGTCGAAAGTTTAAGCAGCTATGCGCGGCAATTCTTAGGACTAATGGAGAAACCGGATGTCGATCAGATCGACGGCTTAAGTCCGGCAATTAGTATTGATCAAAAATCCACTAGCCGCAACCCACGTTCTACCGTAGCAACAGTGACCGAAATTTACGACTATTTGCGTCTTTTATACGCTCGAATTGGCGTGCCGCACTGCCCAATCTGCGGTAAAGAAGTTAACCGTCGCACACCCCAAGCAATTGTTGATGAAGTACTGAAGTTCCCCGAAGGCAGTCGCTTGATGATCTTAGCCCCAATTGTCAAAGATAAAAAGGGCGAATTTGCTCATGTTCCGGAACAATACCAGCGGGCTGGTTTTGCCCGGGCCCGAGTTGACGGCGTGATTTACGCGCTCGACGAATGGCCGCAGCTCGATAAAAAATATAAACACAGTATTGAACTTGTGGTCGATCGAGTGGTCAGCAGTCCCGATTCTGCCAGCCGAATCACGCAATCGGTAGAGCAAGCGCTTGAAATTGCCGAGGGTACAGTTGAAGTGCTTGAGGCCGATGACAACTCACTCCACACTTATAGCCAGCGCTACGCCTGTATCGATCACCCAAATGAAATGATTCCCGAGCTTGAACCGCGGCTGTTTAGCTTTAACGCACCGCATGGGGCCTGTCCGGTCTGTACGGGCCTCGGCTCACGACTCGAGGTCGATCCTGAGTTAGTATTTAACCCTAACCTCACCATTGCCGAAGGTGCCATCCGACCCTATAACCGTGTCAACAGCGATGCTTGGTACATGAAAAAGCTGGCGGCGGTCGGCGAAGCTAACGGTTTTAGCATTCATACGCCCGTAAAAGAGTTCGATGACGATACGCTGCAGAAAATTTTGTATGGAACAGGCAGTCAGAAGTACCGGGTAAGTTTAGGCGGTGGACGGTATTTCGATACCGCCTATGAAGGCGTGGTGCCCAACCTTGAGCGACGCCACAAGGAAACCGATAGCGAATTTATGCGCCGCGACATCGAACGCTTTATGCGCGAGAAAAAGTGTCATGCTTGTGGTGGAGCTCGCCTAAAGCCAGTAGTGCTGGCGGTTACGATACACGGCTTTAATATTATGGATATTTGCGGCCTGAGTGTTAATGACGCGCTTGATATGTTTAAGAATAAACTATCATTTACCGAGCAAGAACTGTTCATTTCTCGCCAGATCGTCCGCGAAATTACCGCTCGGCTTGGCTTTATGCACGATGTTGGCTTAACCTACCTTGAACTTGCCCGGGCCGCTAACACCCTGAGCGGCGGGGAGGCGCAACGGATTCGCCTCGCTACCCAAATTGGTTCTGGCCTCCAAGGCGTGCTGTATGTGCTCGACGAGCCAAGCATTGGCCTGCATCAGCGCGATAACGACCGATTAATCGCCACCCTTAAACATTTGCGTGACATTGGCAATACCGTTTTGGTAGTTGAGCACGATGAAGACACCATCCGCGAGGCGGACTACTTGCTGGATATTGGTCCTGGTGCGGGTATTCACGGCGGCCAGGTGATTGCAGCTGGCACTCCGGCAGAAGTCGCGCAAAACCCAAATAGTATTACGGGTAAGTTCCTAAGCGGCACTGAAAAGATCGCCGTGCCTAAAAAGCGGCGCACGATTAACGCCAAGCGAAAGCTGGTAATTCGCGGCGCGGCAGAACACAACTTAAAGAATATTGATGTTGCTTTCCCGCTAGGCGTCATGACGGTAGTTAGTGGCGTGAGTGGTTCGGGTAAGTCTACTTTGGTTAATGACATTTTAGCCAAAGAACTCGCGGCTCGTCTGCACCGGGCGCACGAAGTCGCCGGTAAACACGAAAATATTGAAGGATTAGACCAACTCGATAAAGTAATTGTTATTGACCAATCGCCAATTGGCCGAACGCCGCGCTCAAACCCAGCAACTTACACCGGGGTATTTACGCCGATTCGTGAATTATTTGCAACTACTCCCGAAGCTAACATCCGAGGCTACAAAGCTGGTCGTTTTAGCTTTAACGTCAAAGGTGGCCGCTGTGAAAATTGTCAGGGCGATGGTGTGATAAAAATTGAAATGCATTTTTTGCCAGACGTGTATGTTACCTGTGAAGAATGTAAGGGCAAACGCTATAACCGTGAGGCACTCGAAATTAAATATAAAGAAAAAACAATTGCTGACGTGTTAAGTATGACCATTGAGCAGGCGGCTGAATTCTTTAAGAATGTCCCAGCCATTGCCCGCAAGCTCGATACTTTAGTTGAGGTCGGCTTAGGTTACATTACTTTGGGGCAGCCAGCCACCACTTTTAGCGGTGGTGAAGCGCAGCGTATAAAACTGGCCACCGAGCTAAGTCGGCGCGCCACTGGTAAAACCTTATACATTCTTGATGAGCCCACCACTGGCTTACACTCGGCTGACGTCAAGCGTCTATTGCATGTGCTCCAGGCCTTGGTAACTGCTGGAAATAGCATGGTGATAATCGAACACAACCTCGATGTCGTAAAAAGCGCCGATCACGTGATCGATATGGGTCCAGAAGGCGGCCTAAACGGCGGTACGGTTGTTGCCGAAGGAACGCCTGAAGACATTGCATCGAACAAGCAGTCCTACACCGGCCGCTACTTACAGGCCTTGCTGTAG
- a CDS encoding VTT domain-containing protein, which translates to MIPGFELVQFITVFGVLGVAAIVFAESGLLIGFFLPGDSLLFTAGFLAHEGVLNINIHALVAILFVAAALGDSVGYTFGKRVGPKIFRRPDSLLFKKENVEKAAEFYEKHGPKTIVIARFIPVVRTFAPIVAGISKMNYKQFLLFNLVGALLWAVGLTYLGYYAGAWFESQGLEVDHYLLPIIALIILISVLPPIIHILKDASRRKAIVQASKNVLKKKSRATDKTNR; encoded by the coding sequence ATGATTCCAGGATTTGAACTCGTACAATTTATTACTGTGTTTGGCGTGCTTGGCGTAGCGGCAATCGTATTTGCAGAATCCGGTCTTTTGATCGGTTTCTTTTTGCCGGGCGATAGCCTGCTATTTACTGCCGGCTTTTTGGCGCACGAAGGCGTGCTTAATATAAATATTCATGCCTTGGTGGCAATTTTATTTGTAGCTGCCGCCTTGGGCGATAGTGTGGGCTACACTTTTGGCAAGCGGGTAGGGCCTAAGATTTTTCGGCGTCCCGATTCGCTGCTCTTTAAAAAGGAAAATGTTGAAAAAGCCGCTGAATTTTATGAAAAACATGGCCCTAAAACGATCGTTATTGCCCGTTTTATTCCGGTAGTGCGAACTTTCGCACCAATTGTTGCCGGTATTAGCAAAATGAACTACAAACAGTTCTTGCTTTTTAACCTGGTGGGAGCGCTGCTTTGGGCAGTAGGTTTAACCTATCTTGGTTATTACGCCGGCGCGTGGTTTGAATCACAGGGCCTTGAAGTCGATCACTACCTCTTGCCTATCATCGCGCTTATTATTTTGATTTCAGTGCTGCCGCCAATCATTCACATCCTGAAGGATGCCTCCCGCCGCAAGGCCATTGTGCAAGCTTCAAAAAATGTCTTGAAAAAGAAAAGCCGCGCTACCGACAAAACAAATCGGTAG
- a CDS encoding 50S ribosomal protein L25, with protein MTSNEVTLTLEKRTVIGKKVARLRADGQVPGVIYGHSMKATPVQGPLLAVQKAIRLAGKNHPVHLTIDGKKKLALIKDVALDPVHFTIQNVTFHAVKQNETVTAEVPVRLVGAGESPAERAGLVVLQAVTALEVSSRPAAIPEALEVSIENLAEAGQKLTVADITLPEGVELAADPELAIATVYEPGALQRANDSLAGDGEDAADVAAENGEDTPQDTQAAEDQPGGKQQNQPAKD; from the coding sequence ATGACAAGCAATGAAGTTACGTTGACGCTCGAAAAACGCACGGTGATTGGTAAAAAGGTTGCTCGGCTGCGGGCCGATGGCCAAGTGCCTGGGGTAATTTATGGCCACAGCATGAAAGCCACGCCAGTTCAGGGCCCACTGTTAGCGGTGCAAAAAGCCATTCGATTAGCTGGCAAAAACCATCCGGTGCATCTTACGATTGATGGAAAGAAAAAACTAGCCCTTATTAAAGATGTGGCGCTTGATCCGGTGCACTTCACTATTCAAAACGTGACTTTTCATGCGGTAAAACAAAACGAAACCGTTACCGCCGAAGTACCGGTGCGGCTAGTTGGTGCCGGCGAGAGCCCGGCTGAACGAGCTGGCTTGGTTGTGCTGCAAGCAGTGACAGCGCTTGAAGTGAGCTCGCGGCCGGCAGCGATTCCTGAAGCACTTGAGGTTTCAATTGAGAACCTTGCGGAAGCCGGGCAAAAACTAACGGTGGCCGATATTACGCTGCCTGAAGGTGTTGAGTTAGCGGCTGATCCAGAGCTAGCAATCGCCACTGTGTATGAGCCAGGCGCCTTACAGCGAGCCAACGATTCATTAGCTGGTGACGGCGAAGATGCGGCGGACGTTGCTGCCGAAAATGGCGAAGATACCCCGCAAGACACTCAAGCTGCCGAGGATCAACCCGGTGGCAAGCAGCAAAACCAGCCTGCAAAAGACTAA
- a CDS encoding ABC transporter ATP-binding protein — MKERRVKDTLKLFWEHARAYPGYIAGIFTSVPLTLLIQQFIPPLIVAGILDRLSKGQFDSGDLWGSFGNDILLYAVLVLVGNAIAWRVVILLIWKLELLVARDLSQRIFKHLMKQSASFHANNFGGSLVSQSTKLVSAYVRFADTTVFNMTTLIMAFAITIIILLPKAPLYVAALLVFSAIFMVSAFFITKPVRKLHAEEASASSAQTGMLADSLTNVMAVKSFASGNIEAETYANATEKTRQAGLKVMRAVSKRDTIFGTINGSIMAVSLTIAIASVVIFKNGDIATVFLILNYTGNLTNRLWEFSTSTLRQYNRAFGDARDMVDIIATDPAVQDTPSPEVSRIKDGAINFENITFAHADSKDDILFTDFSLKIAAGEKIGLVGHSGSGKTTLTRLLLRFSDLDKGRILIDGQDIAKITQDDLRSAIAYVPQEPLLFHRSIRENIAYGNPSATEEQLVAAAKKAHAHEFISRLPQGYDTTVGERGIKLSGGQRQRIVIARAILKNAPILVLDEATSALDSESEKLIQAALWELMKDRTAIVIAHRLSTIQKMDRIVVLNNGTIAEEGSHKALINQKGIYASLWEHQSGGFIEE; from the coding sequence ATGAAAGAGCGTCGTGTCAAAGACACCTTAAAACTTTTTTGGGAACATGCCCGAGCATATCCGGGATACATTGCGGGTATTTTTACCAGCGTTCCCCTTACGCTATTAATTCAACAATTTATTCCGCCATTAATCGTGGCCGGCATTCTCGACCGCTTAAGCAAAGGCCAGTTCGACAGTGGCGACTTGTGGGGTAGTTTTGGTAATGACATCCTGCTCTACGCCGTGCTGGTACTAGTTGGTAACGCCATAGCTTGGCGAGTGGTGATCTTGCTCATCTGGAAACTCGAGCTGTTGGTGGCCCGCGACCTATCGCAGCGCATCTTTAAACACCTCATGAAGCAGAGTGCGAGTTTTCATGCTAATAACTTTGGTGGCTCGCTGGTGTCGCAAAGCACCAAGCTGGTCAGTGCTTACGTTCGGTTTGCCGATACTACTGTCTTTAATATGACAACACTGATCATGGCCTTCGCCATTACCATCATTATTTTGCTCCCCAAGGCGCCGTTATATGTGGCTGCCCTGCTGGTGTTTTCAGCTATTTTTATGGTCAGCGCCTTCTTTATTACCAAGCCGGTTCGTAAGCTGCACGCCGAAGAAGCCTCGGCCTCGAGCGCTCAAACCGGCATGCTCGCTGATAGCTTAACCAACGTGATGGCAGTCAAAAGTTTTGCCAGTGGCAATATTGAAGCCGAAACGTACGCTAATGCGACCGAAAAAACTCGCCAAGCCGGCCTAAAAGTTATGCGAGCCGTCAGCAAACGCGACACAATCTTTGGTACCATTAACGGTTCGATCATGGCCGTTTCACTTACGATTGCGATTGCCAGCGTGGTGATTTTTAAAAACGGCGACATCGCCACCGTGTTTTTGATCTTGAACTACACCGGCAACCTCACCAATCGGCTGTGGGAATTCAGCACCAGCACCTTGCGGCAATACAATCGCGCCTTTGGCGATGCCAGGGATATGGTGGATATTATTGCTACCGACCCGGCTGTTCAAGACACCCCGTCACCCGAAGTGTCGCGCATTAAAGATGGCGCTATCAACTTTGAGAACATCACTTTTGCCCACGCTGATTCAAAAGATGATATTCTGTTCACCGATTTCTCACTGAAGATCGCCGCCGGTGAAAAAATTGGTCTGGTTGGCCACTCGGGTTCGGGTAAAACAACCTTGACTCGCTTGCTCTTGAGATTTTCCGATCTTGATAAAGGGAGGATCTTGATCGACGGGCAAGACATCGCCAAGATCACCCAAGATGATCTCCGCAGTGCGATCGCTTACGTACCACAAGAACCGCTACTCTTTCACCGCAGTATTCGCGAAAACATTGCCTATGGCAACCCTAGCGCCACCGAAGAACAGCTTGTTGCGGCGGCCAAAAAGGCTCATGCTCACGAGTTTATCTCCCGCTTACCACAAGGCTACGACACTACCGTTGGTGAACGGGGTATAAAATTAAGCGGCGGCCAGCGCCAACGAATTGTGATCGCTCGGGCAATACTAAAAAACGCCCCGATCCTGGTGCTCGATGAAGCCACTAGTGCCCTCGATAGCGAAAGCGAAAAGCTCATCCAAGCCGCCCTGTGGGAGTTAATGAAAGACAGAACCGCCATTGTCATTGCCCACCGTTTAAGTACGATTCAAAAAATGGATCGGATTGTTGTGCTCAATAACGGCACTATTGCGGAAGAAGGCTCGCACAAAGCGCTCATAAACCAAAAGGGCATCTACGCTAGTTTGTGGGAACACCAGTCGGGTGGTTTTATTGAAGAGTGA